In the genome of Gemmatimonas aurantiaca, the window TCCTTTGAGTGCTCCGCTGGCCACCTGCTGCTCCAACTGTGTAACTCGCGCCGCAAGATCGGCCCGGCTGGCACGTTGCATGGTGGCCACGCTGCCAACAGGTGTCTGTGCGGAGAGAGGTCCGGCACCAGCCAGACATGCCCCGGCGGCAATTACAACAACGCGCCGCACGACCTTCTGCCGCTTACTCATTGCCAATCCCCCCAGAAAGCGCAGCAGGTCGCGCGGCTCCCCTGCCGGACGGCAGGCGCTCTGACTGCTCTTCATCGGTGGCGGCGTAGTCCTGATAGTACGAGTAGTACTGATACACACCGGTCATCTTGATTCCGTTGAGGACGGCGCCCATCACCCGGATGGGGAGCGTGTCGACCGTGGCCATTTTGGCTGCCGCCATCTTGCGGTCGGTGACACCGGCGCGCATCACCAGCGCCATGTTGCCGGTGGCGGTTGCGAGTGCATAGGCGTCGTATCCTGCACCGAGAGGTGGAGAATCGACGATCACCACATCGAACTCGCTGGTCATCTGATTGAGCAACTGAGAGAGCCTGGGCGTGGCGAGTAATTCCGGCGCGCGACGTCGCCGCACCCCAGCGGGCATCAGAGTCAGATTCGCATGCGAAGTGAGTGGGTTCAGCACCTCGGCGATCAAGGCAGTCCCCTCCAGATACTCCACCAGCCCCGGCCGCGAATGGATATTGAACGTCTTCGCCAGCTCACCGCGGCGAATATCGCCATCAATGAGCAGCGTACGCAGCCCCGATTCCGCAAAACTCAACGCCAGGTTTGATGAAATGAGACTCTTCCCGTCGTTGGGACCTGGGCTTGTGATGGTCATGGCGAGCGGACGCGATGGATCGGCAGCGTATCGCACATTCATGCGAATAGTGCGGAATGCTTCCACTACTTGTGCGGCCTGTTCTGCCTTGCGGCGCCCCTTGCCACCGATCACTGGCACTACACCCAACACGAACAGTCCCAGATCGTCCGTGACCTGCTCTGGATAGCGGAATCGCTTGTCCACCTGATCCAGCAGAATGGCGAGAGCGATGCCCAACGCCAAGGCGCCGCCAATGGCCCCTAAAATGATCATGGGCGCCGTGTTGCGCGTAGGCGCCAGCGGCGGAACTGCCGCGTCGAGGATGCTCACATCGGGAACAGTGGATGCCTCGGCAAGCTTCGCTTCGGCCGCTTTCATATTCAGACTTTCGTATACCCGCGCCGCCACATCCACCTGTCGCTTGAGACGCTGTTCCTCGATAGTGCGTGAAGGAATACCCTTCAGATCCCTGCTGCTCTGATCGATGGTGGCATTCAGCGTCTGCTCACGCAGGCGAAGTTCTCCGAGATACGCATTGAGGGCCCGCGGGACCACCGAATCGCGCAGTCCTGCCAGTGCGGCCTGCGCGTCTTTCACTCGCTGATATTCATCAGTGTACGTCTCACGCAGCCGGCGCAACTCGAATTCGCGGGCAGCCTGCTCTTCGAGTGCTTTGCGCAGGTTGTCTGCAGCAGGGTCGGCATTCACCGCAGGCACCGACAGCACCGCTTCACGCGTGATGGGCGTGCCTGAACGGCCGCTCTGCAGAATACGCTCGAGCGCCTCGCGATCGCGCCGATAGTTGTCCGAGAGAATCTTGTCGCGGAAATAGTTCTCGAACACAGGGGAATTGGTCATCTCGATTCCCGGCGTGATCGTCTGACGCTCGCTGGGTTCGGTCACCGTGCGCACGCGGAAACTCTCCAGCGCCGACTCGGCGCCGGCCAATTCCTGCGCAGCATACTCACGTTGTCCCTCGAGAATACCGGCCACCTGGACCACATTCTGCTTCTTGTACTGGGTAGCCACCGTTACGAACTGTTCCACCCAGGCATTGAGGGTGGCCGCGCTGCGCTGGGCATTGGGCCCGGTCATACGCAGAAAGAGGAATGAAGAACCGGTTTGCAACGAAAGGGAGAGTTTCTTGATCAGCGCCCTCGATGCCTCACGCGGCGTCTGCACGTTGAACTCGACAGTGGCGCGTCGTCCAAAATCGGTAGACGCCGGTTGCCACTGGAAGCCCACCGGACGCCCGATGGAATCACCGACCGCTCCTTTCTCCACTTCGATGCCAGGTTTGAGACTCAGCACATAGCGACCGCCGGCAATGGTCAGCTTGTAGTCGCCCGGTCGGAGTCGCGTCTGGTCCACTCGAAACTGTCGGAACAGCACGCTGTCGGCATCCGCCACAGGAGTGACGAATAGTCCGAGTCCCATCACCACCGGGTCCGCAATGGCATAGGAGCGTAACAGGTCCTGCCATCCAGAGGCCTGCAACAGCTCTGCCGCCTGAATAGGCCCCCGCCCGGCACCATTGTTCACACCCGTGCCCTGCTCTAGCAGAATGGTGGCTTGCACTTCGTACTCCGGCTCGATGAACCGGGTGGCCGCGTATCCGGCAGCCCCGCCAATGGGCAGCAGCAGGAGCACCAGCCACTTGAAACGGTTCACCGCCGCCAGATAGCGGCGAAGATTCGGCCCCTTGGGCTCCGGAGCAGCGTCTGCGGACGAGCCCCCCCAATCTCCAGGAGGATCTCCTTCCTGATACGGCTCGAGCGCGGCATCGCGCGGTTGAACAGGCTGTATCTGCTGGCCGGACATTGTGTGATGACGATGTGGAAGTACTGCGGGAGCCGAATTATCTGATGAGAGACGTTCACAAATCTGTGGCGCAACACACTGCTGCGTAAGCGCACGCACCACGCAGCAGACGCGCAACAAACCGGTTACCTTTTACCCGTTGTTGCAGTCACGAGACGGTGATTGTAGCCGGAAAGCTACGATTTACCTTGACGGAACGCCTTCCATACGATATTTCGACCTGCTCCGGATACGGGAATGGCTCACGTATGGTGTATCCGCCACGTGTGAGTTGGATCCATCCCTCACTTCCGGGATTTCTTTCGGGATTCCCCGATGCATCGCCAATGACCGACCCCTTCCTCACCGAACCTCCATCAGCCGCCGTTCCCGATAAGGGAACAGGCCTGCGTATCCTGATCGTCGACGACGACCGGACGCTGCGGGAGGGGTGTGCCTCCGTGCTCCAGATGGATGGTCATGTCATCACGGCCACCGGACGGGGCGACGAGGCGTTGGAGATGGTGCGCCGCAAACGCTTCGATCTGATCCTGGTGGACCTCTACATGACGCCAGTATCGGGCATGGAGGTCCTCAAGGCCGCGGTGGAAGCGCACAAGCAGGTGATCGTGGTGGTCATGACAGGGAATCCCACGGTGGCCTCCAGCATCGAAGCCCTGCGGGCCGGCGCCTGGGACTATCTACCCAAACCCTTCTCTGCCAGCCACTTGCAGGTACTGGTGGGCCGCGCCGCCCACGCCGCTGCGGCCGTGCGCGACGTCAAAGAACCGGTGAAACCCGCCGGTCTGGTTACGCAGAGCGGCGCCGGCGAGCTGATGTCGCTGCTAGGCGTCTCGCCCACGTTCCGGAAGGCCGTGGAGCTGGCACAGAAGGTGGCGGCCACCGACGCGTCGGTCATGATCAGCGGCGAGAGCGGGACTGGCAAGGAGATGATCGCCCAGTTCATCCACAAGCACAGCCGCCGTTCGGCGCGCAAGCTGGTGCCGGTGAACTGCGCCGCACTCCCCGACAACCTGCTCGAGTCGGAGATGTTCGGGTACCGGAAAGGCGCTTTCACCGGCGCCGACCGTGACAAGGCTGGTCTTCTCGAGGTGGCCAACGGCGGTACGCTGTTTCTGGACGAGCTCACCGAGATGACCATGCCGCTCCAGGCCAAGCTGCTGCGTGTGCTGCAGGATGGCGTGGTGCGTCGGCTGGGTAGTGAGACCCAGGACGCGGTGGTGGACGTGCGGTTCATTTCGGCCACCAATCGGGACCCGCAGGAATCGGTGCAGCAGGGCATCCTGCGCGAAGACCTGTTCTATCGCCTGCGTGTGGTGCCCATCAAGCTGCCGCCGCTACGTAAGCGCCTGGAAGACATTCCGATGCTGGCCGAACATTTCCTGAAGCGATCGTGGGAACGGCATCGGACGGGCGGAGCCCCCGCCCCCTCGTTCACGCGGGAAACCATCGAATTCCTGCAGTCGCGTCCCTGGCGTGGCAACGTGCGCGAACTGCAGAACGTGATCGAACACGTGGCCGTCATTGCCGACAGCGACCGCCCGATCACGCCCGACGATATTCCGATCTACGACGACGCGCCCATGGCGCAGGCGGACGGCGGATTGCCGGCAGCGATCATGAACGAGGCGTTCCATTCGGCCAAGGACAGCCTGATCGCCCACTTCGAGAAAGAGTACCTGACGCGTCTGACGGCACGGGCAGGGGGCAACATGTCCAAGGCCGCGCGTCTGGCGGGCATCGATCGCACCACGCTGTATCGACTCATGGAAAAGCACGGGTTCAAACGTGACGCGCTCTCCGGCTCCGCCGACTGACACCCCGATACGGGCGGTCGATGTCAGCCCGGCTGGACTCGAGCCCCTCATCGAAGCGGGCAGGCATCTGGCGCTGTCAGAGCTGTCCGGGAAAACACGGGAGCTGAATGACGCTCCCGCAGCACTGGAACTCCTGACGGAGGTCGTCCACGACCTCCGCTCTCCCTTGAGTTCGATGCTGGTGCTCATCGGGCAGTTGCAGAGCGGACGTGCCGGCCCCCTGACCCGCCAGCAGGAGTTGCAACTGGGGATTCTGTACGAGGCGGCATTCGAGGTGAACAATCTCACCCGCAACGCTCTCGAACTGGCCCGACGCAGCGACGTTTCTCCGCCTGCAGAAGTCCCGACGGCGTTCTCCGTCACCGGCACATGGCATACGGTACGTGCGCTACTCGCTCCGATCGCCCAGGAACGTGGACTTGTGCTTCGCTGGTCGGGCCCACGTACGGACCTCCGCACGGGGCATCCGGAGATTCTTCAGAAGGTTTTGCTCAACCTGGTGACGAACGCCCTCAAGTTCACGATCAGAGGCACGATTTCGGTGACCGTGGAAGAACTGGACGAGGCGCGGGTGCGATTCCGGGTCAGCGACACCGGCACGGGTCTCAATGAGCCAGCGCGCGCCATGATTGGAGAGCCGCCCGGACAGGAGCAACTTCCTTTTTCAAGGAATGGCCGGACCCTCGGACTCGCCATCTGCAGGCGCGCACTTGCCGATCTGAACAGTCGGCTGGAACTGGGCCATCAGCAAGGGCCCGGAACCTGCCTTGAATTCGAGCTACGGTTGCCGGCCGCCACCTAGACGGCGTCAGCGATGCGATCTTGCGGACAGCAACCGCGCACCGACTTAAGTTTGAGTACCACGCTGTGTGCACATGGGACTCACAGTGATGCCGATTTCCCCGAGTTGCCTGTTTACCGATGAGCCAGCCAACCTCCGCTTCCAATCCGGCGACGCCCGACACTCTCGAGCTTCGCGACAACCGCACCGGTTCCACCTACAGCGCCGCCGTGCGCACCGAAGGGCCGGAGGGTGACACGTATGTCCGTGCGATGGATCTGCGTCCCATCAAGCGTGAGGCAAGTGAATTCGGCCTGCTGAGTTACGATCCGGCGTTCATGAACACCGCCTCGTGCCGCAGTGCCATCACATTCATCGACGGTGACAAGGGCATTCTGCGCTACCGCGGTTATCCCATCGAGCAACTGGCAGAGAATGCCACGTTCCTCGAAGTGGCTTACCTGCTGCGCAATGGCGAACTGCCCGACCAGCATCAGTATGACGAGTGGGTGCGCGACATCACGTATCACACCTACGTGCATGAAAACATCCGGAAGTTCCTGGAAGGGTTCCGGTATGATGCACACCCGATGAGCATGCTGTGCAGCGCGACGGCCGCGCTCTCCAGTTTCTATCCGGCAGCCCGCGACATTCAGGACCCGCAACAGCGCTACATCAGCACCATCCGCCTGCTGGCCAAGCTTCCCACCATTGCGGCCTTTGCGTATCGGCACGTGAAGGGATTGCCCTTCATCTACCCCGACAACGATCTGAGTTACACGGAGAATTTCCTCTCCATGGTGGCGCGGATGTCGGAGCCCAAATACGAAGCCAACCCGGTGTTCGTGAAGGCGCTCGAAGTGCTGTTCATCCTGCATGCGGATCATGAACAGAACTGCAGCACCAACGCCGTTCGTGCCGTTGGCTCCTCCCATGTCGACCCGTTCTCGGCGGTGGCCGCTGGTATCGCGGCGTTGTTCGGCCCGTTGCATGGCGGCGCCAACGAAGCCGTGCTACGCATGATCACCGAGATCGGCGACAAGAAGAACATCCCCGCCTTCATCGAGGCGGTGAAGAGCGGCAAGGGTGAGCGACTCATGGGCTTCGGCCACCGCGTGTACAAGAGCTACGATCCGCGGGCGCGCATCGTGAAGAAGCTTGCCGACGAAGTGTTTGCGCAGGTGGGCATGGACAAGGACCTCGAGATCGCACTGGAACTCGAGCGCATTGCGTTGTCCGACGACTACTTCGTGTCACGCAAGCTGTATCCGAACGTCGATTTCTACACGGGACTCATCTATCGCTCGATGGCCTTCCCGACGGACTTCTTCACCGTGCTCTTTGCCGTGGCGCGTGTATCGGGCTGGCTGGCGCAGTGGGAGGAGATGATCCTGGACAAAGAGCAGAAGATCGCGCGCCCGCGGCAGATCTATGTCGGCCATGGAGAGCGGCCGTATGTGGATGGGCTGTCGGAGAAGTTTCCGAAGGCGCGGAAGGATAGCATCCGTAAGTGACTAGAGTCGAAGAGCCAGGACGCCAACTGCGCGTCCTGGCTGTCATCGATACGGTGGAAGTTTCGGGACCAGGGCGGCAGCTCGTTGCGAGTATCGAAAGGCTGGCAGAGTTGGGACTTTCTGTCAGGGTCTTAGTGTTTCGTCGCAAAGGTCGAAGCGTCTCGCCGTTTGAGAACTTTCTCGCTTCCCACTCAATTGACTATCGAGTGGTGGAGGAAGGTTATACGTTTGGACCTGGGGCACTGAAGCGTTTCCGCACGCAATTGAACTCGTATGCTCCCGATCTAGTACAAACTCACGGATACAAGCCATCCGCTTGCATGTTCTTCGCGCGATCCTTTGCATTCTGCAAAACCGCGTGGATTGCATTCTTTCACGGAGCGACAGCAGAGAACTTGAAGGTGCGCGCTTATCATTGGTTGGATCAGCAGTTAATGAAGAAGGCAGATTTGGTCACAGTCATGTCAATGCATCATAAAAATGACGCCGTATCTCTCGGTAACAAAATTAGGATAGTTTACAACGCTGTCCTCCTGCCGGCGGATCCGCAGAGAGGCCTCCGAACGGTACAACGCAATACGAAATCGCCTGTAACGATAGGAGTGGTGGGTAGACTCAGCCCCGAGAAGGGGGTCGATGTGTTCTTGGAGGCTTGTTCGCGCCTGGACGCAGATGGCTACAAGTATCGCGCCCTCATCGCGGGTGATGGCCCCGAAAGAGAGTCTCTTGAAAGGATGGCGAGCAATCTCGGCTTGGGTGCTGCGGTGGAATTCGTCGGTCATCTCAGGAACACAGACGACCTGTATCGCCAACTCGATGTGCTTGTGATCCCCTCACGAAGTGAGGGTTTACCCAACGTCCTTCTCGAAGCTTTGCGGTTTGGACTGCCCATCGCGGCGACCACGGTGGGTGCTATCCCTGAAGTCCTATCCGATCCACGGGCTGGCAGGTTATGCCGCGTCGACGACGCGGCAGCGCTCGAGCGTGTGATTCGAGAAGTTAGTTCACGTGAATATGCTCTCGATGGGCTGGGTGCCAGGGACGAGCTGCTCGATCGCTATTCGCTTGAGAGGCGTACGGCCGCACTCATAGCGTTGTACAAAGAGGCAATGGACTTACGTTCCCACCAAGCCGGCCATTAACGCACCAACCAACGCACTATGAAAGTCGAGATGGTTCTACCCAGTCTTCAGGTTGGTGGTATGGAGCACATGGCGGTTACACTGTCCACCGCACTGCATCGCGCTGGCATGGAAGTCGGCGTGACGTGCGTGGACAATGCGGATGGCGAGCTTATCAAGACACTCACTTCCGTTGGCATACGCGTTTCCTTTCAAAAGGCGCCCGGCTTTCTCTCGAATTTTTCAGCTCCCGGCCTTGCCACTCACTTTACTCGACTTCGACCTGATGTCGTCCACTCTCATAGTGGTGTATGGGGACGAGCATGCCGTGCAGCACGTATGGCAGGTATCAGGCGTACAGTTCACACTGTCCACGGAAAGCCGGATCAGGATCCTTGGTTTGACATCCCCCTGAGAAAATGGGAAGCGCGGATGACAGATAGGATCGTCACGGTATCAGCTCCGCTGGCGGAGGATTTGGTAGTAAGGGTCGGCGTTGATAGATCCAAGATTTCTATTTGCGAGAATGGGGTGGACTCAAGCAAATTCGCCCCCGATGCTTTGGACAGATCGTTAATTCGTCGTGCGCTCGATGTCAGCGATCGGCTCGTCTTTGGAGTGGTCGCAAGGCTCGTCAGCGTGAAGAACCTCCACGTATTGATCGAGGCATTCGCCGAGATCCGATCCAAGATCCCTCTCGAACATCGTCCCGTCCTTCTGCTTGTAGGAGCCGGCCCTTTGGAGCTGGAACTTCGGTCGATCGCAGAACATTGGGGACTTGCGGAAAGTTGCCGATTTCTTGGAGAACGAGCGGATACAGATCGCGTTCACCGAGCAATAGACATCTTTGTTCTTCCCTCCCTGGCTGAAGGCACTTCTATTAGCATTTTGGAGTCTATGGCCAGCGGCGCACTTGTGGTCGCTACGCCTGTCGGCTCCAATCCTAAACTCCTAGGTAGAAATGAGCGCGGTATCCTCGCATCAGGTCCGGACAGGTCTAGTATAGCGGCAGCCATGCTCACGGCAGCCTCCAGTTATCAGGACGCCAAACTTCAAAAAGCAGCGCGTGATTTCGTCGTGGAGCACTATAGCGTCGAACGCATGACAGCGGACTATCTTCGCTTTTACTCGTAAGATTTTGGCCTTCGATCGGCAGCTTTCGCTTACTGCCCCTTCACGTCATTCTGCTACATGAACAAGATCCTGTGGGTCTGCCATTTTCTCCCATATCCATCCACTGGACACGGCGCACTGCAGCGGACGCATCATCTCGTGCGTCAAGTCGCAAAATCGTTCGATGTGCACCTATTCGTTGTCGATGAAGTCGAAGACCACGAAGCGGTCTCGGCGGCACTTGGTGTTAAGAGTATTTCGTCGATAAAGCCGAGGACTGGCCTCGATAAGGTATTGCCCATGTGCAGAAGTCTCCTTGGCAAGAGCACTTATTGGGAACGTTTGTTTTATCATGAAGCTCTGCACGCACAAATTGTATCGGCTGCAGCTGTTGAGCCATGTTTGGTAATATTGGACACCGCATTCCTCGCACCATACGTCAAACACGTCAATTGTCAGACCCTTATTGTAAATCACCACAACGTTGAATCGGCTTTGCTGGCACAACGCGCTAGTCGACAGGGCGGTGCGCTGACCGCGCTATTCGATGCCCAAGCAACTCGAACTGCTGCTTTGGAAATCGAAATTAGCAAGCTTGCTGCGCATCATTGGGTCGTATCTCTGGAGGACAGCATGCGCCTGCGATCTGTAGTTGGTGACGTGCAAACATTTATTGTACCGAACGGAGTAGACGTTGAATACTTCTCTCCGGAACCCCGTGCGACCGTTTCGCAGATCCCGAACTCTCTAGTCTTCGCCGGTGGTATGGATTGGTATCCTAACAGAGATGCAATCAAATGGCTCGCAGAAGAGTTGTGGGAAACACTCGTGAACGCAAATCCGGAGCACTCGATGACTATTGTTGGCAAGTCGCCTCCAACAGAAGTGCTTCAGCTTGCACGTACGGACGCTAGGATAGAGGTCGCCGGCTTTGTCCCAGACGTTAGACCGTTCATCCACCGAGCGTTTGCGTACTTGTGCCCTATTCGCCAAGGCGGCGGCACGAGACTCAAAGTGCTCGACGCGCTAGCGCTTGGTTGCCCCCTCGTCGCAACAGGCCTCGCTGTTGACGGCCTACAATTGAAAGATGAAGTCCATTTTCTTCGAGCCGATGACGGTGATTCGATGGCGAATGCTCTTGAGCGCTTAGAGCGAGAGCCTGAACTGGCACGTGAGTTGGCGCGGAATGGACGGAATCATGTCATAGAGCATTTTTCTTGGGATTATATCGGGTCTATACTAGTGGATTTTCTCTCGAAATCTTCAAGTGCCGAACGAACGGCGCGTTCAAAATTTTCGGCATAGCTATACTCATTATAGCAAGTCATTACCCGTTGCCGAGCGGCATCTGCACGGAACTGGGCCTGCTCTGGGTCGTCCAACACGGCACGAATGGCTATTTCAAGTTCGCCACTATCCTCGCTGGTGAAGAGCAAACCATCGACCCCGTCTCGCACGTAGTGCGGAACTCCATCCACCCGAGACGCGATGACCGGCGTTCCAGCCGCCATTGCTTCCAAAAGCACGCGGCCCATCGCTTCCGTTCGAGAAGGAAGGACGAACATCGCCGCATTCGCCATTAACTGGACAACCATTTCATTTGGGAGTGGTCCACTGAACTGAACTCTTGGATGATATTCTGCGAGTTCCTGCCAAGGTTTAAGATCGGCACAGTAACCTATGATTTGCAGGGTCGCTTGGGGGTAGTCTTCCGCCAGTCGTAGGAAAGCACGTATCAGTACATCTACCCCTTTGAGCATCCAGGGGAAACCAACAAAAAGAATGGTCTGACTCCGATGCTCACCTCTTTCAATAGAGGAAAGAGGTACGAATTCGTGGAATACGTGAAAACGAGAGGAAACTTCTGAACGATGAACTCCTATGACGTCATCGAGTTGGCTAGGATACAGAAGGCGAATGGCATTGCTTCTTCGCACAATCATTCTCAAAATCATTGGCGCGATAGTGCGCTTGAGACGGCCGAGTTTGCTCTTGTCTAGAGCAAGTCCTCGAAGGGGGTGGCCAGGGAATTCTACCATGAGTGGACTTTTCCAAAAAATGGAAAGAGAAAAGGCAATCAGTCCGATCCTGTAGGGGCCGTGTGCCACAATAACATCATATGGTCCTCCCAAAGAGCGTCTTTGCATCGCCACACGGAAAAAATTCGCAATCTCTCCTAACTTGCGGAGACGACGAGGGAGCTTGGAAGAACGGGCCGAAAAAAAGTCAAATTGACCGATCAGTCCGTCCGTTTTTTCCGTTACGGAAGAATTCGGCTTCCTGGGAATTGTGACAGCTACGACATCGCCTCGCAGCCTCTGCCCTAGGAAGTGCAAGGCGTTTCGACTACGATCTTGCGACGGTCCGAGCGTGTCGGGATAAAGATATAGTATCCTCAGCACCCCATGCTTCTCACCAGTTCGGCTCACACAAACCTTTGTTTTTAAGTGGTTTACCAGCGCCGGGCCTACCAGTATGCATGCCCCAACAAGACTCGCGCAATCGGTTGCGAAAGCTGCACGCGCGGCGTCTTTGTGAGCGAGAGCCGTCCATGTTCCTAGGCCCCAATCGCACGAGCAGCAAGCTCGGCGATGCCGGGATCACAGAGCTCAGAAGCTAGTGCGCTATCGACGATGGAGCGCCGAAGCGGGCTGCCGAGATCGCTGGAGGAATTAGTGTTGCGCTGTATCGTTCATCGTGTGAACGCCCTCATATTTTTTGCGTCGCTCGCAGCGTGCGATGCACCATCAGCATTCATCTCGCCGAACCGCGCGCCAGCCAGCTCGTCCGTTGAGACCAGTGCGGTGTTCTCAGGCGCGCCTATCGCGCTTCAGATTGGTGAAACAATCCAATTGCCAGACGCTCCGAAAACCTTTCGCGACACGCGAAAGGTCGGGATGAGTGCTTCGTTCCGGAGCGTAGATCTTAACGTTGCGTCAGTTACGGCTCAGGGCGTAGTTCAGGGAACCGGCGATGGGGCAACTCTCATTCTTCATATACGACCCGATGTCGCTATCGATACCTTTGTTGTACGGATTGGTAGCGGCCCCCGCGAACTACGTTTCAGCGTCGATACACTGCGACTCGGCCAAATCGGTGCCTCCCAGCTCATTCAGCCAACGGAAAACAGATATCGCCCGCAAGCTCGTAGTAACAACACATCTGTGGC includes:
- a CDS encoding polysaccharide biosynthesis tyrosine autokinase; protein product: MSGQQIQPVQPRDAALEPYQEGDPPGDWGGSSADAAPEPKGPNLRRYLAAVNRFKWLVLLLLPIGGAAGYAATRFIEPEYEVQATILLEQGTGVNNGAGRGPIQAAELLQASGWQDLLRSYAIADPVVMGLGLFVTPVADADSVLFRQFRVDQTRLRPGDYKLTIAGGRYVLSLKPGIEVEKGAVGDSIGRPVGFQWQPASTDFGRRATVEFNVQTPREASRALIKKLSLSLQTGSSFLFLRMTGPNAQRSAATLNAWVEQFVTVATQYKKQNVVQVAGILEGQREYAAQELAGAESALESFRVRTVTEPSERQTITPGIEMTNSPVFENYFRDKILSDNYRRDREALERILQSGRSGTPITREAVLSVPAVNADPAADNLRKALEEQAAREFELRRLRETYTDEYQRVKDAQAALAGLRDSVVPRALNAYLGELRLREQTLNATIDQSSRDLKGIPSRTIEEQRLKRQVDVAARVYESLNMKAAEAKLAEASTVPDVSILDAAVPPLAPTRNTAPMIILGAIGGALALGIALAILLDQVDKRFRYPEQVTDDLGLFVLGVVPVIGGKGRRKAEQAAQVVEAFRTIRMNVRYAADPSRPLAMTITSPGPNDGKSLISSNLALSFAESGLRTLLIDGDIRRGELAKTFNIHSRPGLVEYLEGTALIAEVLNPLTSHANLTLMPAGVRRRRAPELLATPRLSQLLNQMTSEFDVVIVDSPPLGAGYDAYALATATGNMALVMRAGVTDRKMAAAKMATVDTLPIRVMGAVLNGIKMTGVYQYYSYYQDYAATDEEQSERLPSGRGAARPAALSGGIGNE
- a CDS encoding sigma-54 dependent transcriptional regulator, whose amino-acid sequence is MTDPFLTEPPSAAVPDKGTGLRILIVDDDRTLREGCASVLQMDGHVITATGRGDEALEMVRRKRFDLILVDLYMTPVSGMEVLKAAVEAHKQVIVVVMTGNPTVASSIEALRAGAWDYLPKPFSASHLQVLVGRAAHAAAAVRDVKEPVKPAGLVTQSGAGELMSLLGVSPTFRKAVELAQKVAATDASVMISGESGTGKEMIAQFIHKHSRRSARKLVPVNCAALPDNLLESEMFGYRKGAFTGADRDKAGLLEVANGGTLFLDELTEMTMPLQAKLLRVLQDGVVRRLGSETQDAVVDVRFISATNRDPQESVQQGILREDLFYRLRVVPIKLPPLRKRLEDIPMLAEHFLKRSWERHRTGGAPAPSFTRETIEFLQSRPWRGNVRELQNVIEHVAVIADSDRPITPDDIPIYDDAPMAQADGGLPAAIMNEAFHSAKDSLIAHFEKEYLTRLTARAGGNMSKAARLAGIDRTTLYRLMEKHGFKRDALSGSAD
- a CDS encoding HAMP domain-containing sensor histidine kinase produces the protein MLVLIGQLQSGRAGPLTRQQELQLGILYEAAFEVNNLTRNALELARRSDVSPPAEVPTAFSVTGTWHTVRALLAPIAQERGLVLRWSGPRTDLRTGHPEILQKVLLNLVTNALKFTIRGTISVTVEELDEARVRFRVSDTGTGLNEPARAMIGEPPGQEQLPFSRNGRTLGLAICRRALADLNSRLELGHQQGPGTCLEFELRLPAAT
- a CDS encoding citrate synthase, with protein sequence MSQPTSASNPATPDTLELRDNRTGSTYSAAVRTEGPEGDTYVRAMDLRPIKREASEFGLLSYDPAFMNTASCRSAITFIDGDKGILRYRGYPIEQLAENATFLEVAYLLRNGELPDQHQYDEWVRDITYHTYVHENIRKFLEGFRYDAHPMSMLCSATAALSSFYPAARDIQDPQQRYISTIRLLAKLPTIAAFAYRHVKGLPFIYPDNDLSYTENFLSMVARMSEPKYEANPVFVKALEVLFILHADHEQNCSTNAVRAVGSSHVDPFSAVAAGIAALFGPLHGGANEAVLRMITEIGDKKNIPAFIEAVKSGKGERLMGFGHRVYKSYDPRARIVKKLADEVFAQVGMDKDLEIALELERIALSDDYFVSRKLYPNVDFYTGLIYRSMAFPTDFFTVLFAVARVSGWLAQWEEMILDKEQKIARPRQIYVGHGERPYVDGLSEKFPKARKDSIRK
- a CDS encoding glycosyltransferase family 4 protein produces the protein MEVSGPGRQLVASIERLAELGLSVRVLVFRRKGRSVSPFENFLASHSIDYRVVEEGYTFGPGALKRFRTQLNSYAPDLVQTHGYKPSACMFFARSFAFCKTAWIAFFHGATAENLKVRAYHWLDQQLMKKADLVTVMSMHHKNDAVSLGNKIRIVYNAVLLPADPQRGLRTVQRNTKSPVTIGVVGRLSPEKGVDVFLEACSRLDADGYKYRALIAGDGPERESLERMASNLGLGAAVEFVGHLRNTDDLYRQLDVLVIPSRSEGLPNVLLEALRFGLPIAATTVGAIPEVLSDPRAGRLCRVDDAAALERVIREVSSREYALDGLGARDELLDRYSLERRTAALIALYKEAMDLRSHQAGH
- a CDS encoding glycosyltransferase, whose translation is MKVEMVLPSLQVGGMEHMAVTLSTALHRAGMEVGVTCVDNADGELIKTLTSVGIRVSFQKAPGFLSNFSAPGLATHFTRLRPDVVHSHSGVWGRACRAARMAGIRRTVHTVHGKPDQDPWFDIPLRKWEARMTDRIVTVSAPLAEDLVVRVGVDRSKISICENGVDSSKFAPDALDRSLIRRALDVSDRLVFGVVARLVSVKNLHVLIEAFAEIRSKIPLEHRPVLLLVGAGPLELELRSIAEHWGLAESCRFLGERADTDRVHRAIDIFVLPSLAEGTSISILESMASGALVVATPVGSNPKLLGRNERGILASGPDRSSIAAAMLTAASSYQDAKLQKAARDFVVEHYSVERMTADYLRFYS
- a CDS encoding glycosyltransferase: MNKILWVCHFLPYPSTGHGALQRTHHLVRQVAKSFDVHLFVVDEVEDHEAVSAALGVKSISSIKPRTGLDKVLPMCRSLLGKSTYWERLFYHEALHAQIVSAAAVEPCLVILDTAFLAPYVKHVNCQTLIVNHHNVESALLAQRASRQGGALTALFDAQATRTAALEIEISKLAAHHWVVSLEDSMRLRSVVGDVQTFIVPNGVDVEYFSPEPRATVSQIPNSLVFAGGMDWYPNRDAIKWLAEELWETLVNANPEHSMTIVGKSPPTEVLQLARTDARIEVAGFVPDVRPFIHRAFAYLCPIRQGGGTRLKVLDALALGCPLVATGLAVDGLQLKDEVHFLRADDGDSMANALERLEREPELARELARNGRNHVIEHFSWDYIGSILVDFLSKSSSAERTARSKFSA
- a CDS encoding glycosyltransferase family 4 protein, which codes for MQRRSLGGPYDVIVAHGPYRIGLIAFSLSIFWKSPLMVEFPGHPLRGLALDKSKLGRLKRTIAPMILRMIVRRSNAIRLLYPSQLDDVIGVHRSEVSSRFHVFHEFVPLSSIERGEHRSQTILFVGFPWMLKGVDVLIRAFLRLAEDYPQATLQIIGYCADLKPWQELAEYHPRVQFSGPLPNEMVVQLMANAAMFVLPSRTEAMGRVLLEAMAAGTPVIASRVDGVPHYVRDGVDGLLFTSEDSGELEIAIRAVLDDPEQAQFRADAARQRVMTCYNEYSYAENFERAVRSALEDFERKSTSIDPI